Sequence from the bacterium genome:
AGCCGCGGGGGTCGTCGCGGAAGATCTCGAAGAACGACCGCGCCGCGCCGTACAGGATCAGCATCGTCCAGAAGCGCGTCCCGGGCGTCCGGAACCGGTCGCGCGTGG
This genomic interval carries:
- a CDS encoding prolipoprotein diacylglyceryl transferase, with amino-acid sequence TRDRFRTPGTRFWTMLILYGAARSFFEIFRDDPRGFVGPFSESQVVSAVLITYAAVSILHARSKTATSAR